The Kitasatospora setae KM-6054 genome contains a region encoding:
- a CDS encoding FtsX-like permease family protein, translating to MSGLGGRRLFGRRSGGFGGWRPAAREARTGWPVLLVLAVLSAVLTVATLLWPPVFDRLATKELARRLDAAQVNGPLLVSRTSLNAPVNDKGQLQVPQFGTLDTDLTKIGEKMRQGTSGELGRAMARVSGWAESDGMQMSGDGVPQPHGNPGMMALAYAQDAADRVRWVAGRAPGLPADPATAPIELGLSAATLEQFGLKVGQHVFLAGDSRATETVVVGEFEPLDAMDDLWRELPQLNSPMDVHIKDSVYIRYGQAMVAPAGLEAIEARGARTLDATWVFWTAEQPWGTGGTFAGARELTDQARQFASTAATSLCGAVVSEVFPCIVGTRTVKPPRVNEQLSSLVDAFAVQRARTVVLQSFALAGLLAIGVSTAVAAARLGARRREGALALQRARGAGEPALAAVRLLEAVPAALAGLSAGWAVALRWSDGRELGAWWPALLAAALVALAPAVAVWWQGRAVRRAGREPVRRRGLKRALGLSARLVVEGAVLLLAAAGVLQLRLRGAAPAGSETDPQLALVPVVLGLAAVVLVLRLYPVPLRLVTAWARRRRGAVALVGLAQAGRRSGAAATALLVLVPALACAVFGALVSGTVREGRAEAARWRTGGDAVVLGPSQRALPLDELGRVPGVAGVLSVRGALAALTSDEDGTKVKGVGLVGVDPVALARYEPGSALAAALSGSPELTAPLGSGAELPALADKVTADRFPDGSFDADAGSTRVRVRIVGVLPDGAAADRAIGPVVEGVGTAGGLLVFGGPGAERLPRQSGQRSAAVLFAEPGRPGSAAGAGRIDAERLRSVVVGSSAAAGAGGGGAAGGAISRGAPVEIRSLDRQLRESAGDGLVSALETAFRAAAAIGLVLGLVAVVLELLLSSAERGRTLAHLRTLGLGSRAAAGVQLVQLLPVMVAAVLGGTLLGLALPWLIGPALELRAFTGGPGVPPFAPDWAAVAVAALGLLVLIPCAAALEGVTGRRRVPQVLRLGEGV from the coding sequence ATGAGCGGGCTGGGTGGGCGTCGGCTGTTCGGCCGGCGGTCGGGTGGTTTCGGCGGCTGGCGGCCGGCGGCGCGGGAGGCCCGGACGGGCTGGCCGGTGCTGCTGGTGCTGGCGGTGCTGTCGGCGGTGCTGACGGTGGCGACGCTGCTGTGGCCGCCGGTGTTCGACCGACTGGCGACGAAGGAGTTGGCGCGCCGGCTGGACGCGGCGCAGGTGAACGGTCCGCTGCTGGTGTCCCGGACGTCGTTGAACGCGCCGGTCAACGACAAGGGCCAGTTGCAGGTGCCGCAGTTCGGCACCCTGGACACCGATCTGACCAAGATCGGCGAGAAGATGCGGCAGGGCACGTCCGGGGAGCTCGGGCGGGCGATGGCCCGGGTGTCGGGGTGGGCGGAGTCCGACGGCATGCAGATGTCGGGCGACGGCGTCCCGCAGCCACACGGCAACCCGGGGATGATGGCGCTGGCGTACGCGCAGGACGCGGCGGACCGGGTGCGCTGGGTGGCCGGCCGGGCGCCGGGGCTGCCGGCCGACCCGGCCACCGCGCCGATCGAACTGGGCCTGTCCGCCGCCACGTTGGAGCAGTTCGGGTTGAAGGTCGGCCAGCACGTGTTCCTGGCGGGCGACAGCCGGGCCACCGAGACGGTGGTGGTCGGCGAGTTCGAGCCGCTGGACGCGATGGACGACCTGTGGCGTGAACTGCCGCAGCTGAACTCGCCGATGGACGTGCACATCAAGGACAGTGTCTACATCCGCTACGGCCAGGCGATGGTGGCCCCGGCCGGCCTGGAGGCGATCGAGGCGCGCGGGGCGCGGACGCTGGACGCCACCTGGGTGTTCTGGACGGCGGAGCAGCCCTGGGGCACCGGCGGGACGTTCGCCGGGGCGAGGGAACTCACCGATCAGGCGCGGCAGTTCGCCTCGACGGCGGCGACGTCGCTGTGCGGCGCGGTGGTCTCGGAGGTCTTCCCGTGCATCGTCGGGACGCGGACGGTGAAGCCGCCGCGGGTGAACGAGCAGCTGTCGTCGCTGGTGGACGCGTTCGCGGTGCAGCGGGCCCGGACGGTGGTGCTGCAGTCGTTCGCGCTGGCCGGTCTGCTGGCGATCGGGGTGTCCACGGCGGTGGCCGCGGCCCGGCTCGGCGCGCGGCGCCGGGAGGGGGCGCTGGCGCTGCAGCGGGCCCGCGGTGCGGGTGAGCCCGCACTGGCCGCCGTTCGGCTGCTGGAGGCCGTTCCGGCGGCGTTGGCGGGCCTGTCGGCGGGCTGGGCGGTGGCGCTGCGGTGGTCCGACGGGCGCGAGCTGGGGGCGTGGTGGCCGGCGCTGCTGGCGGCGGCGCTGGTGGCGCTGGCGCCGGCGGTGGCGGTGTGGTGGCAGGGCCGGGCGGTGCGCCGGGCGGGCCGGGAGCCGGTGCGCCGGCGGGGTCTGAAGCGGGCGCTCGGCCTGTCGGCGCGGCTGGTGGTGGAGGGTGCGGTGCTGCTGCTGGCGGCGGCCGGCGTGCTGCAGTTGCGGCTGCGCGGCGCGGCTCCGGCGGGCTCCGAGACCGATCCCCAACTGGCTCTGGTGCCGGTGGTGTTGGGATTGGCGGCGGTGGTCCTGGTGCTGCGGCTCTACCCGGTGCCGCTGCGGCTGGTGACGGCCTGGGCGCGGCGCCGGCGCGGCGCGGTGGCGCTGGTCGGCCTGGCGCAGGCCGGGCGGCGTTCCGGTGCGGCGGCGACGGCGCTGCTGGTGCTGGTCCCGGCGCTGGCGTGCGCGGTGTTCGGCGCGCTGGTGTCGGGCACGGTCCGGGAGGGCCGGGCGGAGGCCGCGCGGTGGCGCACCGGCGGTGACGCGGTGGTGCTGGGGCCGTCCCAGCGGGCGCTGCCGCTCGACGAGTTGGGCCGGGTGCCGGGGGTGGCCGGGGTGCTGTCGGTGCGCGGCGCGCTGGCCGCGCTGACCTCGGACGAGGACGGCACGAAGGTGAAGGGCGTCGGTCTGGTCGGGGTCGACCCGGTGGCGCTGGCCCGGTACGAGCCGGGGTCGGCGCTGGCGGCGGCGCTGAGCGGGTCGCCGGAGCTGACCGCGCCGCTCGGGTCGGGGGCCGAACTCCCGGCGCTGGCCGACAAGGTGACGGCGGACCGGTTCCCGGACGGCTCGTTCGACGCGGACGCCGGGTCGACCCGGGTGCGGGTGCGGATCGTCGGGGTGCTGCCGGACGGGGCGGCCGCGGACCGGGCGATCGGCCCGGTGGTCGAGGGCGTCGGCACGGCGGGCGGGCTGCTGGTGTTCGGCGGTCCGGGGGCGGAGCGGCTGCCGCGGCAGAGCGGGCAGCGCAGCGCGGCGGTGCTGTTCGCCGAGCCGGGCCGGCCGGGTTCGGCGGCGGGCGCGGGCCGGATCGACGCGGAGCGGCTGCGGTCCGTGGTGGTGGGTTCGTCGGCGGCCGCGGGCGCGGGCGGCGGCGGGGCGGCGGGCGGGGCGATCAGCCGCGGCGCGCCGGTCGAGATCCGTTCCCTGGACCGGCAGTTGCGGGAGTCGGCGGGTGACGGGCTGGTGTCCGCGCTGGAGACCGCGTTCCGGGCGGCGGCGGCGATCGGGCTGGTGCTGGGGCTGGTCGCGGTGGTGCTGGAGCTGCTGCTCAGTTCGGCGGAGCGCGGGCGGACGCTGGCGCACCTGCGGACGCTGGGGCTCGGCTCGCGGGCCGCGGCCGGGGTGCAGCTGGTCCAGTTGCTGCCGGTGATGGTGGCGGCGGTGCTGGGCGGCACGCTGCTCGGGCTGGCGCTGCCGTGGCTGATCGGTCCGGCGCTGGAGCTGCGGGCGTTCACCGGGGGGCCGGGCGTGCCGCCGTTCGCCCCGGACTGGGCGGCCGTGGCGGTGGCGGCGCTGGGTCTGCTGGTGCTGATCCCGTGCGCGGCGGCGCTGGAGGGGGTGACGGGGCGGCGGCGGGTGCCGCAGGTCCTCCGGTTGGGTGAGGGCGTGTAG
- the recD2 gene encoding SF1B family DNA helicase RecD2 gives MQLAQVEGVLERITYANEETGYTVARVDTGRGANDLLTVVGALLGAQVGESLRLFGRWGSHPQYGRQFTVENYTTVLPATVQGIQRYLGSGLIKGIGPRFAERIVERFGAETLEVIENEPKRLIEVPGLGPKRTKMIAKAWEEQKSIKEVMVFLQGVQVSTSLAVRIYKQYGDGSIGVVKNQPYRLASDVWGIGFLTADRIAQAVGIPHDSPERVKAGLQYALSQSTDSGHCYLPEERLIADGVKLLQVDVGLVIDCLAELVAAEGVVRERLPGGTGEEVTAVYLVPFHRAELSMAGQLLRLLRTGEDRMPWFRDVDWPAALGWLAGRTGAELAPEQEQSVRLALTEKVAVLTGGPGCGKSFTVKSIVQLALAKRAKVVLAAPTGRAAKRLAELTGAEASTVHRLLELKPGGDAAYDRDRPLDADLVVVDEASMLDLILANKLVKAVAPGAHLLFVGDVDQLPSVGAGKVLRDMLAPGSPIPSVRLTRIFRQAQQSGVVVNAHRINEGLPPKTDGLPDFFLFAEEDTERAAGLTVEVVARRIPQRFGLDPRRDVQVLAPMHRGPAGAGALNTLLQAAVTPAREGLAERRFGGRTFRVGDKVTQIRNNYDKGRGGVFNGTVGVVTALSVDDQRLTVLTDEDEEIPYDFDELDELAHAYAVTIHRSQGSEYPAVVIPVTMSAWPMLQRNLLYTAVTRAKKLVVLVGSRKAIAQAVRSLSTERRHSALDHRLAAG, from the coding sequence TTGCAGCTGGCTCAGGTGGAGGGGGTCCTGGAGCGGATCACGTACGCCAACGAGGAGACGGGGTACACGGTCGCCCGGGTGGACACCGGGCGCGGGGCGAACGACCTGCTGACGGTGGTCGGGGCGCTGCTGGGGGCGCAGGTGGGGGAGAGCCTGCGGCTGTTCGGCCGGTGGGGCTCGCACCCGCAGTACGGGCGGCAGTTCACGGTGGAGAACTACACGACGGTGCTGCCGGCCACCGTCCAGGGCATCCAGCGCTACCTCGGCTCGGGGCTGATCAAGGGCATCGGCCCGCGGTTCGCGGAGCGGATCGTGGAGCGCTTCGGGGCGGAGACCCTGGAGGTGATCGAGAACGAGCCCAAGCGGCTGATCGAGGTGCCCGGCCTGGGCCCGAAGCGGACGAAGATGATCGCGAAGGCGTGGGAGGAGCAGAAGTCCATCAAGGAGGTGATGGTCTTCCTGCAGGGCGTGCAGGTGTCGACGTCGCTGGCGGTGCGGATCTACAAGCAGTACGGCGACGGCTCGATCGGGGTGGTGAAGAACCAGCCGTACCGCCTGGCGTCGGACGTGTGGGGCATCGGCTTCCTGACGGCGGACCGGATCGCGCAGGCGGTCGGCATCCCGCACGACTCGCCCGAGCGGGTGAAGGCGGGCCTGCAGTACGCGCTGTCGCAGTCCACCGACAGCGGGCACTGCTACCTGCCCGAGGAGCGGCTGATCGCGGACGGCGTGAAGCTGCTGCAGGTGGACGTCGGCCTGGTGATCGACTGCCTGGCGGAGCTGGTCGCGGCGGAGGGGGTGGTGCGCGAGCGGCTGCCGGGCGGCACCGGGGAGGAGGTCACGGCGGTGTACCTGGTGCCGTTCCACCGGGCGGAGCTCTCGATGGCGGGCCAGCTGCTGCGGCTGCTGCGCACCGGCGAGGACCGGATGCCGTGGTTCCGGGACGTCGACTGGCCGGCCGCGCTGGGCTGGCTGGCCGGGCGGACGGGCGCGGAACTCGCCCCGGAGCAGGAGCAGTCGGTGCGCCTGGCGCTGACCGAGAAGGTCGCGGTGCTGACCGGCGGCCCGGGCTGCGGCAAGTCGTTCACGGTGAAGTCGATCGTCCAGCTGGCGCTGGCCAAGCGGGCGAAGGTGGTGCTGGCGGCGCCGACCGGGCGGGCGGCGAAGCGGCTGGCGGAGCTGACCGGCGCCGAGGCGTCCACGGTGCACCGGCTGCTGGAGCTGAAGCCCGGCGGGGACGCCGCGTACGACCGGGACCGGCCGCTGGACGCCGACCTGGTGGTCGTCGACGAGGCCTCGATGCTGGACCTCATCCTGGCGAACAAGCTGGTCAAGGCGGTCGCGCCGGGCGCCCACCTGCTCTTCGTGGGGGACGTCGACCAGCTGCCCTCGGTGGGCGCCGGCAAGGTGCTGCGGGACATGCTGGCGCCCGGCAGCCCGATCCCGTCGGTGCGGCTGACCCGGATCTTCCGGCAGGCCCAGCAGTCCGGCGTGGTGGTCAACGCGCACCGGATCAACGAGGGCCTGCCGCCGAAGACCGACGGCCTGCCGGACTTCTTCCTGTTCGCCGAGGAGGACACCGAGCGCGCCGCCGGCCTGACCGTCGAGGTGGTGGCCCGCCGGATCCCGCAGCGCTTCGGCCTCGACCCGCGCCGCGACGTCCAGGTGCTGGCCCCGATGCACCGCGGCCCGGCCGGCGCCGGCGCGCTGAACACGCTGCTCCAGGCGGCCGTCACCCCGGCCCGCGAGGGCCTGGCCGAACGCCGCTTCGGCGGGCGGACGTTCCGGGTCGGCGACAAGGTCACCCAGATCCGGAACAACTACGACAAGGGGCGCGGCGGCGTCTTCAACGGCACCGTGGGCGTGGTGACGGCACTGAGCGTGGACGACCAGCGGCTGACCGTGCTGACCGACGAGGACGAGGAGATCCCGTACGACTTCGACGAGCTCGACGAGCTGGCGCACGCGTACGCGGTGACGATCCACCGTTCGCAGGGCAGCGAGTACCCGGCGGTGGTGATTCCCGTCACGATGTCGGCGTGGCCGATGCTCCAGCGGAACCTGTTGTACACGGCGGTGACCCGGGCGAAGAAGCTGGTGGTGCTCGTCGGATCACGCAAGGCCATCGCGCAGGCGGTGCGGTCGCTGAGCACCGAGCGGCGGCACTCCGCGCTGGACCACAGATTGGCTGCGGGGTGA
- a CDS encoding citrate synthase → MSDKSVVLRYQDGEYEYPVVESTAGNAGFDISKLLPQTGLVTLDNGFGNTAANKSAITFIDGDAGILRYRGYPIEQLAGEANFIETAYLLINGELPNEGQLAAFSNEITQHTLLHEDVKRFFQGFPRDAHPMAMLSSVVGALSTFYPESHNPFDEAQRHLSTVRLLAKLPTIAAYAYKKAMGQPFVYPRNDLGYVENFLRMTFAVPAEDYELNPVVVNALDKLLILHADHEQNCSTSTVRLVGSSHANLFASISAGISALWGPLHGGANQAVLEMLEQIQQDGGDVDAFIRKVKNREDGVKLMGFGHRVYKAFDPRAAQVKVLAHEVLAQLGKSDALLDIALKLEEHALKDDFFVSRKLYPNVDFYTGLIYRAMGFPTSMFTVLFALGRLPGWIAHWHEMIKDPTSRIGRPRQIYTGVEIRDYVPLSAR, encoded by the coding sequence GTGAGCGACAAATCGGTAGTACTGCGGTACCAGGACGGCGAGTACGAGTACCCCGTCGTCGAGAGCACTGCGGGCAACGCCGGCTTCGACATCTCGAAGCTGCTCCCGCAGACCGGCCTGGTCACCCTGGACAACGGTTTCGGCAACACCGCCGCCAACAAGTCCGCGATCACCTTCATTGACGGTGACGCCGGCATCCTGCGCTACCGCGGCTACCCGATCGAGCAGCTGGCCGGTGAGGCCAACTTCATCGAGACCGCTTACCTGCTGATCAACGGCGAGCTGCCGAACGAGGGCCAGCTCGCGGCGTTCAGCAACGAGATCACCCAGCACACGCTGCTGCACGAGGACGTCAAGCGCTTCTTCCAGGGCTTCCCCCGGGACGCGCACCCGATGGCGATGCTCTCCTCGGTGGTCGGCGCGCTCTCCACGTTCTACCCGGAGAGCCACAACCCGTTCGACGAGGCCCAGCGCCACCTGTCGACGGTCCGCCTGCTGGCGAAGCTGCCGACCATCGCGGCGTACGCGTACAAGAAGGCGATGGGCCAGCCCTTCGTCTACCCGCGCAACGACCTCGGCTACGTCGAGAACTTCCTGCGGATGACCTTCGCCGTCCCGGCCGAGGACTACGAGCTGAACCCGGTCGTGGTCAACGCCCTGGACAAGCTGCTCATCCTGCACGCGGACCACGAGCAGAACTGCTCCACCTCGACGGTGCGCCTGGTCGGCTCCTCGCACGCCAACCTGTTCGCCTCCATCTCGGCGGGCATCTCGGCGCTGTGGGGCCCGCTGCACGGCGGCGCCAACCAGGCCGTGCTGGAGATGTTGGAGCAGATCCAGCAGGACGGCGGCGACGTCGACGCGTTCATCCGCAAGGTGAAGAACCGCGAGGACGGCGTCAAGCTGATGGGCTTCGGCCACCGCGTCTACAAGGCGTTCGACCCGCGCGCCGCGCAGGTCAAGGTGCTCGCCCACGAGGTGCTCGCCCAGCTCGGCAAGTCCGACGCGCTGCTGGACATCGCGCTCAAGCTGGAGGAGCACGCGCTCAAGGACGACTTCTTCGTCTCGCGCAAGCTCTACCCGAACGTGGACTTCTACACGGGCCTGATCTACCGCGCGATGGGCTTCCCGACCAGCATGTTCACCGTGCTGTTCGCGCTCGGCCGGCTCCCCGGCTGGATCGCCCACTGGCACGAGATGATCAAGGACCCGACCAGCCGGATCGGCCGCCCGCGGCAGATCTACACCGGCGTCGAGATCCGCGACTACGTGCCGCTCTCCGCGCGCTGA
- a CDS encoding SDR family NAD(P)-dependent oxidoreductase, producing MARNIVVTGGGTGIGLEVARRFAEAGERVVIVGRRPGVLDQAAQEIGTNVTPLVCDLADPDAVEAALPALPARIDVLVNNAGSRETVLGAGPHAVLARWRGDFERNVLTAVLLTESVRDRLTPGSGRVVTVSSIAALRGAGSYGAAKASLHAWNHFLAAQLGPSGITANIVAPGTVAGTEFFGPRLDDAEVARRSARTLLGRIGESGEVAAAVCFLASAEAGFITGEILHCNGGELLGR from the coding sequence ATGGCCAGGAACATCGTCGTCACCGGTGGAGGCACCGGCATCGGACTCGAAGTCGCCCGGCGCTTCGCCGAGGCCGGTGAACGCGTCGTGATCGTCGGCCGCCGCCCCGGCGTCCTCGACCAGGCCGCGCAGGAGATCGGCACCAACGTCACCCCGCTGGTCTGCGACCTCGCCGACCCCGACGCCGTCGAAGCCGCGCTGCCCGCGCTGCCCGCCCGGATCGACGTCCTGGTCAACAACGCCGGCAGCCGGGAGACCGTCCTCGGCGCCGGACCGCACGCCGTCCTGGCCCGCTGGCGCGGCGACTTCGAACGCAACGTGCTGACCGCCGTGCTGCTCACCGAATCGGTCCGCGACCGGCTCACCCCCGGCTCCGGCCGGGTGGTCACCGTCTCCTCCATCGCCGCGCTCCGCGGCGCGGGCTCCTACGGCGCCGCGAAGGCGTCCCTGCACGCCTGGAACCACTTCCTGGCGGCGCAGCTCGGCCCCTCCGGCATCACCGCCAACATCGTGGCCCCCGGCACCGTCGCGGGCACCGAGTTCTTCGGCCCCCGGCTGGACGACGCCGAGGTCGCCCGCCGCTCGGCCCGCACCCTGCTCGGCCGGATCGGCGAGTCCGGGGAGGTCGCGGCCGCGGTGTGCTTCCTCGCCTCGGCGGAGGCCGGGTTCATCACCGGCGAGATCCTGCACTGCAACGGCGGGGAACTGCTCGGCCGGTGA